The genomic segment TCGCTCTTGCCTATCTGCGTGCGCAGCCGCAGCCGAGGATATTGCTGACCAAGGCGGGCCAGGAGATGGATCAGTTCCGAGGCTCGAAAGTAGCCAGTGATGCCGAGACGTACCTCACCCTCGAGTGAAACGCCGTGCAAGTCGCGCCATGCGGCATCGGACAACGCCAATATTTGCCGCGCATGCGCGAGCAGCCGCTCGCCGGCGGCAGTGGGTACGACGCCGGTCTTGCTCCGCTGCAGCAGCGTCTGGCCGGCGCGTTCTTCCAACTTGCGCAGTTGCTCGCTGAGCGTCGACTGCGACAGCAAGCGCACGGGCGCGGCTGCCGATAGACTGCCCGCATCTACCGCGGCGACCAGTGTCCTCAGTTGGTCAAGGTCAAATCCTTGCATGTCTATCTATCCGTTTCGTCGATGGCAGCCATCCTATATTCCCGCTTTTCCGATTGATACAGGCCAATCAATATCTCTGCGTCCACCTCTTCCAAGGAGTTCGCCATGCCTCATATCGTCATCCAGCTGTCCGGCCCACGCGACACCGAACTCGGCCGCAACGCCGTCGCGACGGTCAATCGCCTGACTGCCGAGGTGCTCGGCAAAATGCCACAATTCATGGCAACGACCGTTCAATACATTCCCGATGACGACTGGTTCATCGGCGGTCAGCCTCTATCTGTGTTGGGTGGCAGCGCCTTTCATTTGGATATCAGTATCACCGACGAGACCAACACCAAGGCGGAGAAGGCGCGTTTTGTGCGTGAGCTGTATGAGGAGTTTGCGGCGCTTCGGGCTGGCCTGCATGAAACCTCCTACGTGCATCTGATCGATGCGCGCGCGGCGGCTTACGGCTATGGCGGGCGCACCCAGGAATGGCGGCATCAGCAAGCCGGGGTGTAGCGCGGCGGTAGGGGCTGTAAACGTAAGCCAGCCTCTATCTTGGATTACTCGATGTGCTTGATGGCGCTCTGAAAGGGCGACCGCCACTGGTTACCCGGCCAGGCGGAGATCCGCTGTAGCGTCATAGGGACCAAGCGCATCGGTGTGCTCATGCCATCGCCGAAGAACCGCCTGTCACAACCCGAGCGCTTCGCGCAGCTGAGTTGCCGTCAGGGAGCGGGTTGAAATGCCGCTCGCGAAGTCGAAGTCTTTTGCCGTCTCGAGCGGGCCCACGATGACCGGATCGAAGCCGGCGTCTCGTACAAGGCGGGCGGCAACTTTGAGGGCTTGTTCATCGTCCGACGCCAAGGGAATGGCTTGCCGTTCGCCTTCGCGATGCGCTTCGCTGCGCAATTGGTAGGCGGAGATGGCATTGAAGGCTTTAACCAGTCGTACACCCGGCAGAAAGCGCTGGGAGGCCAAACCCGAGCCAAGTTCGCGGGCCTCGATGGCCATTTCACCGTCGCGGTCCGGTCGCGGATTGCCGGCGTCGAGCAGGATTTTGCCCTCCATGAGCGCGCCGTGGTCATGGCCAATTTGGGGCGTGGCTGCGTAAGGCACGGTGAGCAGAATCACTTCACCGTAGCGTGCTGCATCCGCGGGGCTGCCGGTCCGGGCGCGCTCGCCGAGTTCTTCTGCCAAGGGTTGCAGCTGCTCAGGGTGACGGGAAGAAAACATGACCTCATGGCCGGCCTCTACCCAGAGCCGTGCCAGGGCACTCCCCATGGCTCCCGTGCCGATGATGCCAATGCGCAGGGGCTGTTGATCCTGGGCAACGCTCGCCATGCTGCTCAGCAGCAAAATGATGCCCACCGCCGTGGCGATGAGACGATGTAGCTGACGGAACATGGTCATTCTCCGATGCGGATGCTCTGATGCCAATCCGGCCGGTGCAAGGCGGTCGCGGCTTTGCTGCGCAAATGGGACGAGTGGATTGGCTGGGTAAGCTGGTCCCACGTACCGTGTTTCCGAATCCTCTATTTATAGTGCAAAGGGCACGGTGGCGCGCATGGAAAGGCATTACAAGCTGAGCCCGGCCTGATCCGCGAGGATGTGCTGCCTGTTACGCCGCATGCGGACGAGTGCATGCGCTCGTCTCTTACTGGCGGTGAAGAGACTGAGGCGTAGAAGTCGATTACTGGAGGAGGGCATCTCCGGCACACAGTTCAGAAGCACCCGGGCGGGCGGCGAGACGGAGATACGCGATGGAGTGGTTGATCAATAAAGCCTTTCACGCAGCGACAGTGCGCCTTGTGGCTCAACGCCACGAGCCCCAACCGTGCGGCTGGGGCTCGTGGTGGAGGCGAGCGCTTTTCGTCCGTGTCAGGTAAAGAACAGCGGCACTATCACACTTGATATCAGCAGGATCAACGCGCCTCCCAGGCGTGAGGATATCTGTGCGAACGGCATCAGCGACATTCGGCGGGCGGCGGAGAGCACCGCGACGTCACCGGTACCGCCCATATTGGCCATGCACAGGCCGGCGGTGATGGCTGATTCGATGGGGTAGAAGCCCACCAGCTTGCCCACAAGCCCGGCGCCGAAAGCTGCACCGGCAACAACTGCGAACACGATCAGTACGTAGGTCAGCGAGATGGCGTCGATCACCTGGCCCAGGTCGGTAAAGGCCACGCCGATGCCGAACAACAGCGCAAAGGTCCAATTGCGTGCGACGAAGCGGAACCACTGGGACGCCGCGTCGTTGATCGACTCTGGCACAAGATTGGTCACCTTGAGCAGGGCCACCAGCACGATCATCAGCGCGTAGGGATGCAGCGGCACGAATTCACCCAGGATCTGGCCGGCAATGAAGAAGCTCAGCGCCGTGACCAGGCCGATGCCGAGGGCGGGCAGGGTGATGGCGCCTTCCTTTTCGGTCACATCCACGCCGGGCATCATCTGCCCGTTGCCGGTCAGGGAAGGGAAGCGATTCCCGAGGCCGTTGAGCAGACCGGCGATGATGATGGCAAAGACGTTCCCCAAGGCGAGAGCGGGAACCAGGATAGAGATGTAATAGCTCGCCGGTTGGCCGAGCAGTTGCTCGTAGATCTGGCTCATCGGTACCGCACCGGCGCCCATGCCGCCGCCCAGGATCGGCATGGCGATGACCACCACTGCATCTTGCGCCGAGAAGCCGAGCAGCGTACCCACGGCCATCGCAAAGAGCGCTGCGAACAGCACCGAACACAGCAGCGGGAGCGCATAGCGCGAGCCGACCTTGACCAACACCCTCGCATCCATGCCCAGAATGCTGCCGGTGATCAACGCGGCGATATAGAAATCGAGAAAGCCGCCGCCCTGCATGAAGCTTGCGATGTCCTCCGACACGGCTGCTGGCAGCCAGCCGTAATAGACCATGGCGGCTGCACCGAACAGCGCCATGATCGCGCCGCCGCCGAGGTAGGTGTTGACGATCGGCAAGCGGTCGCCGAGGAAGCCGAGCAGTTCACCGAGGAGCATCATCACCAGCAGCGCACCGATCATGCCGGTTGGCAGGGTATCGGTAGCGATGGCCGCAGCCATGATGACCAGAGCGATCGCGAACAGGGGCAGTGGCAGATTGAAGATGCGCTGGGCGCGCAGGCCCAGGTTCAGACTGCCTTCAGGCACGGCAGGGCTAAGCGTGGTCCGATTCATTGTTGTACTCCTTCGAACGTGGCGGCCAGGCGCTGCACGCGCGGGTGATTGTTTGCAAAGGCGCCCGATTCGGACGAACGTGCGCGGCCGGACAACCGCGCCGGGCTACCTTAAGCAGAGATCGCTCGCCGCCAATGTTTGAAGAAGTTAAAAAAGCATTAACAAACTAAAAAAAGCGGAGGCTGGCTTGACCCTGTGGTGCAGGGCTGGCTCGATTCGGCA from the Stutzerimonas stutzeri genome contains:
- a CDS encoding 2-hydroxycarboxylate transporter family protein, which translates into the protein MNRTTLSPAVPEGSLNLGLRAQRIFNLPLPLFAIALVIMAAAIATDTLPTGMIGALLVMMLLGELLGFLGDRLPIVNTYLGGGAIMALFGAAAMVYYGWLPAAVSEDIASFMQGGGFLDFYIAALITGSILGMDARVLVKVGSRYALPLLCSVLFAALFAMAVGTLLGFSAQDAVVVIAMPILGGGMGAGAVPMSQIYEQLLGQPASYYISILVPALALGNVFAIIIAGLLNGLGNRFPSLTGNGQMMPGVDVTEKEGAITLPALGIGLVTALSFFIAGQILGEFVPLHPYALMIVLVALLKVTNLVPESINDAASQWFRFVARNWTFALLFGIGVAFTDLGQVIDAISLTYVLIVFAVVAGAAFGAGLVGKLVGFYPIESAITAGLCMANMGGTGDVAVLSAARRMSLMPFAQISSRLGGALILLISSVIVPLFFT
- a CDS encoding tautomerase family protein; the protein is MPHIVIQLSGPRDTELGRNAVATVNRLTAEVLGKMPQFMATTVQYIPDDDWFIGGQPLSVLGGSAFHLDISITDETNTKAEKARFVRELYEEFAALRAGLHETSYVHLIDARAAAYGYGGRTQEWRHQQAGV
- a CDS encoding NADPH-dependent F420 reductase — translated: MFRQLHRLIATAVGIILLLSSMASVAQDQQPLRIGIIGTGAMGSALARLWVEAGHEVMFSSRHPEQLQPLAEELGERARTGSPADAARYGEVILLTVPYAATPQIGHDHGALMEGKILLDAGNPRPDRDGEMAIEARELGSGLASQRFLPGVRLVKAFNAISAYQLRSEAHREGERQAIPLASDDEQALKVAARLVRDAGFDPVIVGPLETAKDFDFASGISTRSLTATQLREALGL